A stretch of Allostreptomyces psammosilenae DNA encodes these proteins:
- a CDS encoding DUF6112 family protein, which produces MSAILPLAAVSFDPGVTPREGGLPGLNVLRDVMGSINLFAIIAVVGALALSALVWAWGHHSGGHQAEANGKKGVVVAAGAALVLGAANGIVAFFAALGERVQ; this is translated from the coding sequence TTGTCCGCAATACTGCCTTTGGCGGCGGTTTCCTTCGATCCGGGGGTGACGCCCCGTGAGGGTGGCCTGCCGGGCCTGAATGTCCTGCGGGACGTGATGGGCAGCATCAACCTCTTCGCGATCATCGCCGTGGTCGGCGCGCTGGCGCTGAGCGCGTTGGTGTGGGCGTGGGGCCACCACTCGGGTGGTCACCAGGCCGAGGCGAATGGGAAGAAGGGCGTGGTGGTCGCTGCCGGTGCCGCACTGGTGCTGGGTGCTGCCAACGGCATCGTGGCGTTTTTCGCCGCCCTCGGCGAGCGGGTCCAGTGA
- a CDS encoding DNA-methyltransferase yields the protein MPYTLHRGDARTVLAGLPDGIIDAVITDPPYNSGGRTSAERTTKTARAKYTSGDAGHTLANFPGDNRDQRSYTRWLTELLTESYRAAKKHAVAVVFTDWRQEPCTTDALQMAGWTWSGTLPWIKPASRPRKGGFKQSSEFIVWGVKESLDRSRAIYLPGHFIASQPRKGRVHITQKPIEVMREIVQIAPPGGTVLDPFTGSGTTGVAALREGRQFIGVELSDHYATIAEARLNAEENGLTQDDFILAGPGDTA from the coding sequence GTGCCCTACACCCTGCACCGCGGCGACGCCCGGACCGTGCTCGCCGGCCTGCCCGACGGCATCATCGACGCCGTCATCACCGACCCCCCGTACAACTCCGGAGGCCGCACCAGCGCCGAGCGCACCACCAAGACCGCCCGCGCCAAGTACACCAGCGGTGACGCCGGCCACACCCTCGCGAATTTCCCGGGCGACAACCGTGATCAGCGCTCCTACACCCGCTGGCTGACCGAACTGCTCACCGAGTCCTACCGCGCCGCGAAGAAGCACGCGGTCGCCGTGGTATTCACCGACTGGCGCCAGGAACCGTGCACCACCGACGCCCTGCAGATGGCCGGCTGGACCTGGAGCGGAACCCTTCCCTGGATCAAGCCCGCATCACGACCCCGCAAGGGCGGATTCAAGCAGTCATCCGAATTCATCGTCTGGGGCGTGAAGGAAAGCCTCGACCGCAGCCGTGCGATTTACCTGCCCGGCCACTTCATCGCTTCCCAGCCGCGAAAGGGCCGCGTCCACATCACCCAAAAGCCCATCGAGGTCATGCGTGAAATCGTCCAGATCGCCCCGCCCGGCGGAACCGTCCTGGACCCCTTCACCGGCTCCGGCACCACCGGCGTCGCCGCCCTGCGCGAAGGCCGCCAGTTCATCGGCGTGGAACTCTCCGACCACTACGCCACCATCGCCGAGGCCCGCCTGAACGCCGAGGAGAACGGACTGACCCAGGACGACTTCATCCTCGCCGGCCCCGGAGACACCGCATGA
- a CDS encoding HAD domain-containing protein gives MADTGARPLVLLDVDGPLNPYAAKPEKRPAGYTTHWVKPASWVASNPHGRPRPAAYTRPLRLWLNPDHGSWLRSLGGDLVWASTWMHEANEFIGPRIGLPHLPVIEWRRMDRFDPDGLHWKTREILDWVGDGRSFVWIDDEITDADRAWVAGNHAGPALLHRVHPAIGLTREDIDAVAAWVSAAFGGRASAAAAG, from the coding sequence ATGGCCGATACAGGTGCCCGCCCTCTGGTCCTGCTGGACGTCGATGGTCCGCTGAACCCTTATGCCGCGAAGCCGGAGAAGCGCCCGGCCGGGTACACCACCCATTGGGTCAAGCCGGCCTCCTGGGTTGCGTCGAATCCGCACGGCCGTCCGCGACCGGCCGCCTACACCCGGCCGCTGCGGCTGTGGCTGAACCCCGACCACGGCTCGTGGCTGCGGTCGCTGGGCGGTGACCTGGTGTGGGCCAGTACCTGGATGCACGAGGCGAACGAGTTCATCGGTCCGCGCATCGGGCTGCCGCATCTGCCGGTCATCGAGTGGCGGCGGATGGACCGGTTCGACCCGGATGGGCTGCACTGGAAGACCCGGGAGATCCTCGACTGGGTCGGTGACGGGCGGTCGTTCGTCTGGATCGACGACGAGATCACCGACGCCGATCGGGCCTGGGTCGCGGGCAACCATGCGGGCCCGGCGCTCCTGCACAGGGTCCATCCGGCCATTGGCCTGACCCGAGAGGACATCGACGCCGTGGCGGCCTGGGTCAGCGCGGCCTTCGGCGGCCGGGCAAGCGCCGCTGCGGCTGGCTGA
- a CDS encoding ATP-binding protein: MSRSPRASASPLYRPRTTTRDEQRRAQAAFAAARQTARHALPTRNRATADEDDLDLRATYPQSGRPGPASARGGRLRLPAHRMTTAVAAGAYPFLAEGGLGADGIYIGRDVHAEAAFCFDPFALYGRLEGFTNPNMLLAGIIGMGKSALAKSLATRAIAHNYRVYVPCDPRGEWTSVAAALGGQTIALGPGLPGRLNPLDAPARPAGTSEEDWAGEVRKRRLLLIGSLAQTVLGRELQPMEHTALDVALDEVVGYTSRIGGTPLLRHIANVLANPKYLGGTPASPERLASAAENLAHALRRLVAGDLAGMFDAPSTVAFDPTAPMLTIDLSRLGTAGDDTALVLAMTCASAWMESALADPTGGRRWVIYDEAWRLMRHVPLLERMQAQWKLSRGLGIANLMVIHRLSDLLSAGDAGSRGRALAEGLLTDCSTRVIYRQETDQLATATTLLGLTSVETDAIAALTKGRGLWKVAGRSFIVQHLLHPTERALFDTDARMHTTPATHR, encoded by the coding sequence ATGTCCCGCAGCCCTCGCGCGAGCGCCAGCCCGCTGTACCGCCCGCGCACGACCACTCGCGACGAACAGCGCCGGGCCCAGGCTGCCTTCGCCGCCGCCCGGCAGACTGCCCGCCACGCCCTCCCCACCCGCAACCGTGCGACCGCAGACGAGGACGACCTCGACCTGCGCGCCACCTACCCGCAGTCGGGTCGGCCAGGTCCGGCCTCCGCCCGAGGTGGCCGGTTGAGGCTGCCCGCCCACCGTATGACCACCGCGGTTGCCGCTGGGGCTTACCCCTTCCTCGCGGAAGGCGGGCTCGGGGCGGACGGCATCTACATCGGCCGGGACGTCCACGCGGAAGCCGCGTTCTGCTTCGACCCCTTCGCGCTCTACGGGCGGCTGGAGGGCTTCACCAACCCGAACATGCTGCTCGCCGGGATCATCGGCATGGGCAAGTCCGCCCTGGCCAAGTCCCTGGCCACCCGCGCGATCGCCCACAACTACCGCGTCTACGTGCCCTGCGATCCCAGGGGCGAGTGGACCAGCGTCGCCGCCGCCCTGGGCGGACAGACGATCGCCCTCGGGCCAGGTCTGCCCGGACGCCTGAACCCACTGGACGCGCCCGCCCGCCCGGCCGGCACCTCGGAGGAGGACTGGGCCGGTGAGGTGCGCAAGCGCCGCCTGCTCCTGATCGGCTCGCTCGCCCAGACCGTGCTCGGCCGCGAACTGCAGCCGATGGAGCACACCGCGCTCGACGTCGCCCTCGACGAAGTCGTCGGCTACACCTCCCGCATCGGCGGCACCCCCCTCCTGCGCCACATCGCGAACGTCCTGGCCAACCCCAAGTACCTCGGCGGCACCCCCGCCTCACCCGAACGCCTCGCCAGCGCGGCGGAGAACCTCGCCCACGCCCTACGCCGCCTGGTCGCCGGCGACCTGGCCGGCATGTTCGACGCCCCCTCCACCGTCGCATTCGACCCGACGGCGCCCATGCTCACCATCGACCTGTCCCGCCTCGGCACCGCCGGCGACGACACCGCCCTGGTCCTCGCCATGACCTGCGCCTCCGCCTGGATGGAGTCCGCGCTCGCCGACCCCACCGGCGGGCGACGCTGGGTGATCTACGACGAAGCCTGGCGCCTGATGCGCCACGTCCCCCTCCTGGAACGCATGCAGGCCCAGTGGAAGCTGAGCCGCGGCCTCGGCATCGCCAACCTCATGGTCATCCACCGCCTCTCCGACCTCCTCAGCGCCGGAGACGCCGGCTCCCGAGGCCGAGCCCTCGCCGAGGGCCTGCTCACCGACTGCTCCACCCGGGTCATCTACCGCCAGGAAACCGACCAGCTCGCCACCGCCACCACCCTCCTCGGCCTGACCAGCGTGGAAACCGACGCCATCGCCGCCCTCACCAAGGGACGCGGCCTGTGGAAGGTCGCCGGCCGCTCCTTCATCGTCCAACACCTCCTCCACCCCACCGAACGGGCCCTGTTCGACACCGACGCCCGCATGCACACCACCCCGGCAACCCACCGATGA
- a CDS encoding DUF6238 family protein codes for MPSSDLLAFAGAAIDFHHTLELPPGPAAAPRDELDALHALVLSLHRLVDAHGARTDPVAPIEAGRLREARTRLWQVADALHAAYHAAPHPTTGRVPSREECRLGLPEGAPELTVCQRHLTAGVRVRRHSTPTDLTRP; via the coding sequence ATGCCCTCCTCTGACCTGCTCGCCTTCGCCGGCGCCGCCATCGACTTCCACCACACCCTCGAACTCCCACCGGGGCCGGCGGCGGCCCCGCGGGACGAGCTGGACGCCCTGCACGCCCTGGTGCTCTCCCTGCACCGCCTCGTCGACGCCCACGGCGCCCGCACTGACCCGGTCGCGCCGATCGAGGCCGGGCGCCTGCGCGAGGCGCGGACCCGGCTGTGGCAGGTCGCCGACGCTCTGCACGCCGCGTACCACGCGGCCCCCCACCCCACCACCGGCCGCGTGCCCTCCCGCGAGGAGTGCCGACTCGGCCTCCCCGAGGGCGCCCCGGAGCTGACCGTGTGCCAGAGGCACCTGACCGCAGGGGTGCGGGTGCGGCGCCACAGCACCCCGACCGACCTCACCCGCCCCTGA
- a CDS encoding SCO6881 family protein, whose protein sequence is MPDGTGACSLPLMDQVCQAIGGVAEGTGQAITNGIGAWIAASAGDLAASAADLAASAVDSTTTVNLSAPWLRENYALMLPIALILMVGTFCLQLAAAAWRRDERALWQAFTGTATGVAFAFLAITLTGIALTIVDALSNGLFTVAGTSIDDAVRRLVTVQSLGMMHPMGWGVPSLVALACAIGAFLYWGVMVFRQVGIYVLVTLAPLAGAGGGWDAAKRWRRGWIEATATLVVSKLLMTIVFLIGISAIGQSDPADGLAALSDAIAGLVVLALVLFCPYATYRFVHWAADGTNGADLHRTGAAGLATVAGAARTAGTLAMQARGAGSAPAPQGPPSVAGAGKDGVVTGISPAGGVTSHDGITDRGPAQTRFSYRDAINPNTTGDRGRPLITRPPTTGDRGRPLIRRADAPAPNPGPNPAPAPAPAPGSTSGPSASSSSPITSVDADPVRSAPAPAGEAATAAPTPTRFTFRQSSRDSS, encoded by the coding sequence ATGCCTGATGGCACCGGCGCGTGCTCGCTGCCGTTGATGGACCAGGTGTGTCAGGCCATCGGAGGTGTCGCCGAGGGCACCGGACAGGCGATCACGAACGGCATCGGCGCGTGGATCGCCGCCTCGGCCGGCGACCTCGCCGCCTCGGCGGCCGACCTCGCCGCGAGCGCGGTGGACAGCACCACCACGGTGAACCTGTCCGCGCCGTGGCTCCGCGAGAACTACGCGCTCATGCTGCCGATCGCGCTGATCCTCATGGTCGGCACCTTCTGCCTCCAGCTCGCTGCCGCCGCCTGGCGCCGCGACGAACGCGCCCTGTGGCAGGCGTTCACCGGCACCGCGACCGGCGTCGCGTTCGCCTTCCTGGCCATCACCCTCACCGGCATCGCCCTCACGATCGTGGACGCCCTGTCGAACGGCCTGTTCACGGTGGCGGGCACGTCGATCGACGACGCGGTGCGCCGTCTGGTGACCGTGCAGTCGCTGGGCATGATGCACCCGATGGGGTGGGGTGTGCCCTCCTTGGTGGCCCTTGCGTGTGCGATCGGCGCGTTCCTGTACTGGGGCGTGATGGTGTTCCGCCAGGTCGGCATCTACGTCCTGGTCACCCTCGCTCCCCTGGCAGGTGCCGGTGGCGGATGGGATGCCGCGAAGCGGTGGCGGCGCGGATGGATCGAGGCCACCGCCACCCTGGTCGTCTCGAAGTTGCTGATGACCATCGTGTTCCTCATCGGCATCTCCGCCATCGGCCAGTCCGACCCTGCCGACGGACTCGCCGCTCTGTCCGATGCCATCGCCGGCCTGGTGGTCCTCGCTCTGGTCCTGTTCTGCCCCTACGCGACCTACCGGTTCGTGCACTGGGCGGCCGACGGCACCAACGGCGCGGACCTGCACCGCACCGGCGCCGCCGGGCTGGCCACGGTCGCGGGCGCCGCCCGCACCGCCGGCACGCTGGCCATGCAGGCGCGCGGCGCAGGCAGCGCACCGGCTCCGCAGGGGCCGCCCTCCGTCGCGGGCGCGGGCAAGGACGGGGTGGTCACCGGCATCAGCCCGGCCGGCGGTGTGACCAGCCACGACGGCATCACCGACCGCGGACCGGCCCAGACCCGGTTCAGCTACAGGGACGCGATCAACCCGAACACCACGGGCGATCGCGGACGTCCGCTGATCACCCGCCCGCCCACCACCGGCGACCGCGGACGACCGCTGATCCGGCGCGCCGACGCCCCCGCCCCGAACCCAGGTCCGAACCCAGCCCCAGCCCCGGCACCGGCACCGGGCTCCACGAGCGGCCCGTCTGCCAGCAGCTCCAGCCCCATCACCTCGGTGGATGCGGACCCCGTGCGTTCCGCCCCAGCCCCGGCCGGTGAGGCGGCAACGGCTGCCCCAACGCCAACGCGGTTCACCTTCCGGCAGTCCTCCCGCGACTCCTCCTGA
- a CDS encoding SCO6880 family protein has translation MPDVAPPTVKFPHRSRRGVLLGLTAPQLTVTATTGLLVLGVMLTSGLSGALRLVPLWGLVLAAVFVRHRGRALADWLPIATRYLLRRAQGQLIWLARPSTRPVRDGLLHLPGTAASLRVVTAPDGRLAAVHDPHHATLTAVLKISSRAFALLDPATQHANVAGWGRALAALARTGHVARIQVLERTVPDSGDALQRYWASHGRPDTPVAGPLYTELLQAAGPAAAPHEAYVALALDLRAARRLINQAGGGLTGAFAVLGQITASFDQAARTAGLTPAGWLSARQIAAVVRTAYDPAALARLERWSPTGHPQADPAAAGPVVVVEHGEYLQTDSAYHAVYWIENWPRIETSPAFLHQVLFSSGVRRTLSLTYAPKSLEAALRDVQRRKASVVADAAERARRGQVDSEEDSIEYADAKARERQLIAGHADVALTGLLTVSADTEEQLRGACAVIETAAVGALIDLRLLTWQQAEAFTLAALPLARP, from the coding sequence TTGCCCGACGTCGCCCCGCCCACCGTGAAGTTCCCGCACCGCAGCAGGCGCGGGGTGCTGCTCGGCCTGACCGCCCCGCAGCTCACCGTCACCGCCACCACCGGCCTGCTCGTCCTCGGCGTGATGCTCACCTCCGGCCTGTCCGGAGCCCTGCGCCTGGTCCCGCTGTGGGGCCTGGTCCTGGCGGCCGTCTTCGTCCGGCACCGCGGCCGGGCCCTGGCCGACTGGCTCCCCATCGCCACCCGCTACCTCCTGCGGCGAGCCCAGGGCCAGCTCATCTGGTTGGCCCGCCCGTCCACACGGCCGGTGCGGGACGGGCTGCTGCACCTGCCCGGCACGGCCGCGTCACTGCGGGTGGTCACCGCTCCCGACGGTCGGCTCGCCGCCGTGCACGACCCGCACCACGCCACCCTCACGGCCGTCCTCAAAATCAGCAGCCGCGCCTTCGCCCTGCTCGACCCGGCGACGCAGCACGCCAACGTCGCCGGTTGGGGCCGCGCCCTCGCCGCGCTGGCGCGCACCGGGCACGTCGCCCGCATTCAGGTCCTGGAGCGCACCGTGCCGGATTCCGGGGACGCGCTGCAGCGCTACTGGGCCAGCCACGGCCGGCCCGACACCCCCGTCGCCGGGCCGCTCTACACCGAACTCCTGCAGGCCGCCGGCCCGGCAGCCGCGCCGCACGAGGCGTATGTCGCCCTCGCCCTCGACCTGCGCGCCGCCCGGCGCCTGATCAACCAGGCCGGGGGCGGCCTGACCGGCGCCTTCGCCGTCCTCGGGCAGATCACCGCCTCCTTCGACCAAGCCGCCCGCACCGCCGGCCTCACCCCCGCCGGCTGGCTGTCCGCCCGCCAGATCGCAGCCGTGGTCCGCACCGCCTACGACCCCGCCGCCCTCGCCCGGCTCGAACGCTGGTCCCCCACCGGCCATCCGCAGGCCGACCCGGCGGCGGCCGGACCGGTGGTCGTGGTCGAGCACGGCGAATACCTGCAGACCGACTCCGCGTACCACGCCGTGTACTGGATCGAGAACTGGCCCCGCATCGAGACCAGCCCAGCGTTCCTCCATCAGGTGCTGTTCTCCTCCGGCGTGCGCCGCACCCTCTCCCTCACCTACGCGCCCAAGAGCCTGGAGGCCGCGCTCCGCGACGTGCAGCGGCGAAAGGCCAGCGTGGTGGCGGACGCCGCCGAGCGCGCACGCCGCGGACAGGTCGACTCCGAAGAGGACTCCATCGAGTACGCCGACGCCAAGGCCCGCGAGCGGCAGCTGATCGCCGGCCACGCCGACGTCGCGCTGACCGGCCTCCTCACCGTCTCAGCGGACACCGAAGAGCAGTTGCGCGGCGCGTGCGCGGTGATCGAGACCGCCGCCGTGGGTGCCCTGATCGACCTGCGGCTGCTGACCTGGCAGCAGGCCGAAGCCTTCACCTTGGCCGCTCTCCCCCTCGCCCGCCCCTGA
- the cas3 gene encoding CRISPR-associated helicase Cas3' has translation MLWGKSKEKAGGRTNLLVSHLLDTAAVAECMWDHFLAPSTRRLLDEVAGGPGRGRRFFAWLCGIHDCGKASPAFQRTWPEGAAVVRAAGLSWHEPSIASCRWRHDRAGGWILRQVLAREGWAPEHVSWVWPLVAGHHGAFPTEGGLEPLPRRANKQLQGTGSWPRVQQGLVEYFTRQLGFADLAEVAPVRVPSRAAQLHLSGLVVMADWIASDERYFPGVDVLGKVSLEGARERARLGWEKLGLRGGWGALAEPGPDAFRERFGNEPRPSQHMVVEAAMRMEAPGLLVVEAPMGEGKTKAALLAAEVLAARFGADGVFVGMPTQATSDPMFTQVRTWVKRIDEGLGSLVCLLHGKRMVNKEWRELLRGVGADGGGVFGGVDEYGEYYDDDPYGLTAAAYDPPGAGEAVRQGPAEWFLGAKRGLLCPFVVGTIDQLLFAATRTRHVMLRMAGLAGKVVVLDEVHAADVYMSQFLMEGLRWLGQAGVPVILLSATLAPGQRRALTSAYLAGAASREKYEPENLPEPGGYPAVTAAWWDPGQTESRFHVDHCASWRPDLTVRVELLPEQVPGRQGARDDYDSARQAAQALADAAVVDLLERELAEGGCALVIRNTVDRAQTLYERLRVRFGPEVELLHGRLAIGPRADRTDRCLELLGPPPRPGQGEHQRPGRMILVATQIAEQSFDVDADLLITDLAPIDLLLQRVGRLHRHDGVTRPGALRVPRVVITGFGTGEAGAPPRFLPGSEAIYGRFLLLRTAAQVLRAAAGEGWSIPGQVPDLVRAVYDVRCGVPDGWRGAEARAEEKWEREQTERAGRAAKYVLTRLGEGENTTLSGLHYTAAAADSDDSLEAAVRDGKPSMEVVLVLRGDGVYRTLSGRALTPSGDVAEDLLDDVLAGTIRLPSSYTEAVTKELLPLPGWYGHPWLRHKPALVLDADRRAVLGGQPLRYDDEQGLVRG, from the coding sequence GTGCTGTGGGGGAAGTCGAAGGAGAAGGCGGGCGGTAGGACGAACCTGCTGGTGTCGCATCTGCTGGATACGGCGGCTGTGGCGGAGTGTATGTGGGATCACTTCCTGGCGCCGTCGACTCGGCGGTTGTTGGACGAGGTGGCGGGAGGGCCAGGGCGGGGGCGCCGCTTCTTCGCGTGGTTGTGTGGCATTCACGATTGCGGGAAGGCCAGTCCCGCTTTCCAGCGGACGTGGCCGGAGGGCGCTGCCGTTGTCCGTGCCGCCGGGTTGTCGTGGCATGAGCCGTCGATCGCGAGCTGTCGGTGGCGGCATGACCGTGCGGGGGGATGGATCCTTCGGCAGGTGCTGGCACGTGAGGGGTGGGCGCCGGAGCATGTGTCGTGGGTGTGGCCGCTGGTGGCGGGGCATCACGGAGCCTTCCCGACGGAGGGAGGCCTGGAGCCTTTGCCCAGGAGGGCCAATAAGCAACTGCAGGGGACCGGCTCCTGGCCTCGGGTTCAGCAGGGACTGGTGGAGTACTTCACCCGCCAGCTGGGATTCGCGGACCTGGCCGAGGTGGCGCCGGTGCGGGTCCCGTCGCGCGCCGCGCAGCTGCACCTGTCCGGCCTGGTGGTGATGGCGGACTGGATCGCCAGCGATGAGCGGTACTTCCCCGGTGTGGACGTCCTTGGGAAGGTGTCGCTCGAGGGAGCGCGGGAGCGTGCCCGGCTGGGATGGGAGAAGTTGGGCCTGCGCGGCGGGTGGGGTGCGCTGGCGGAGCCGGGGCCCGACGCGTTCCGGGAGCGGTTCGGGAATGAGCCGCGGCCTTCTCAGCACATGGTGGTCGAAGCGGCCATGCGGATGGAGGCGCCGGGCCTGCTGGTGGTCGAGGCCCCGATGGGGGAGGGGAAGACGAAGGCCGCGTTGCTGGCGGCGGAGGTGCTGGCGGCACGCTTCGGGGCGGACGGGGTGTTCGTTGGTATGCCGACGCAGGCGACCAGTGACCCGATGTTCACCCAGGTACGCACCTGGGTGAAGAGGATCGACGAGGGCCTCGGTTCGCTGGTGTGTTTGCTGCATGGCAAGCGGATGGTCAACAAGGAGTGGCGGGAGCTTCTGCGCGGGGTTGGAGCTGACGGGGGTGGGGTGTTCGGTGGGGTCGACGAGTACGGGGAGTACTACGACGACGATCCGTACGGGCTGACGGCAGCCGCCTACGATCCTCCGGGGGCGGGCGAGGCGGTGCGTCAGGGGCCGGCGGAGTGGTTCCTGGGCGCCAAGCGGGGACTGCTGTGCCCGTTCGTGGTGGGCACCATTGATCAGTTGCTGTTCGCGGCGACGCGTACCCGGCATGTGATGCTGCGGATGGCCGGGCTCGCCGGCAAGGTGGTGGTGCTGGACGAGGTGCACGCCGCAGACGTGTACATGTCGCAGTTCCTGATGGAAGGGCTGCGGTGGCTTGGCCAGGCCGGTGTGCCGGTGATCCTGTTGTCGGCGACCCTGGCTCCGGGGCAGCGGCGGGCGCTGACCAGCGCCTACCTGGCTGGCGCCGCCTCGCGGGAGAAGTACGAACCGGAGAACCTGCCGGAGCCAGGTGGCTATCCGGCCGTCACGGCCGCATGGTGGGACCCGGGGCAGACGGAGTCGCGTTTCCACGTCGACCACTGCGCGAGTTGGCGCCCCGACCTGACGGTGCGGGTGGAGCTGCTTCCCGAGCAGGTGCCCGGTCGGCAGGGGGCGCGTGACGATTACGACAGTGCGCGGCAGGCGGCCCAGGCCCTTGCCGACGCCGCCGTGGTGGACCTTCTGGAGCGCGAACTCGCTGAGGGCGGGTGTGCGCTGGTCATCCGAAACACCGTCGACCGGGCCCAGACCCTATACGAACGTCTGCGGGTCCGCTTCGGGCCCGAGGTGGAGTTGCTGCACGGGCGGCTGGCCATCGGCCCACGGGCCGACCGCACCGACAGGTGCCTGGAGTTGCTCGGGCCTCCACCCCGTCCCGGCCAGGGCGAACATCAACGCCCTGGCCGAATGATCCTGGTGGCGACCCAGATCGCCGAACAGTCCTTCGACGTGGACGCGGACCTGCTGATCACCGATCTGGCCCCGATCGACCTGCTGCTGCAGCGGGTCGGGCGCCTGCACCGACATGACGGCGTCACCCGGCCGGGAGCCTTGCGGGTACCGCGGGTGGTGATCACCGGGTTCGGCACCGGCGAGGCGGGCGCGCCGCCGCGCTTCCTGCCCGGGAGCGAGGCGATCTACGGGCGGTTCCTGCTGCTGCGCACCGCCGCCCAGGTCCTGCGGGCCGCGGCCGGCGAGGGCTGGAGCATCCCCGGTCAGGTGCCCGACCTCGTGCGCGCCGTCTACGACGTGCGCTGCGGTGTCCCGGACGGCTGGCGTGGGGCCGAGGCGCGCGCGGAGGAGAAGTGGGAGCGCGAGCAGACGGAGCGCGCGGGCAGGGCCGCAAAGTATGTGCTCACACGGTTGGGTGAAGGCGAGAACACCACGCTGTCCGGCCTGCACTACACCGCTGCCGCCGCGGACAGTGACGACTCGCTCGAGGCGGCGGTGCGTGACGGCAAGCCAAGCATGGAGGTCGTCCTGGTGCTGCGTGGCGACGGGGTGTATCGCACCCTGAGCGGGCGAGCACTGACCCCCAGCGGGGATGTGGCCGAGGACCTGCTCGATGACGTCCTTGCCGGGACGATACGCCTGCCCTCGTCGTACACCGAGGCCGTCACCAAGGAGTTGCTGCCCTTGCCAGGCTGGTACGGGCATCCGTGGCTGCGCCACAAGCCGGCGCTGGTCCTCGATGCCGACAGGCGCGCGGTCCTCGGGGGACAGCCGTTGCGCTACGACGACGAGCAGGGCCTCGTGCGGGGCTGA
- a CDS encoding C40 family peptidase, with amino-acid sequence MKKLAAAGLIGLVAVGPVVVIGPAVLVAVAGQASAACSGSPQAVDTAAVAAQVASIVSGSGPAEDVAAVAGLDDPSAQIPHARTIQATGVAMGVPARGQVIALATALQESSLRNLSYGDRDSLGLFQQRPSQGWGTAEQIQDPVYASTKFYEGLLAVDGWESMTLTQAAQAVQRSDFPDAYAKWELATTLQQAIAPTIDPPASGTRGAAALVSGCGPDGSGFGPIPAGALPEGYEVPGDVRREVQVAIRWALGQLGTPYQWGGTCTDPRGPDPMGRCDCSSLMQQAYAAAGVSLTRTTYTQVGEGTAVSADALHPGDLLFTRGTPAAPEHVGMYIGSGLVVHAPRTGDVVRVGALADWRPDILAARRIVG; translated from the coding sequence TTGAAGAAACTCGCGGCTGCCGGACTGATCGGCCTGGTGGCGGTAGGCCCGGTGGTGGTGATCGGTCCGGCGGTCCTGGTGGCCGTTGCCGGGCAGGCGTCCGCCGCCTGCTCAGGCAGTCCACAGGCTGTGGATACCGCGGCGGTCGCCGCACAGGTGGCCTCCATCGTGTCCGGCAGCGGGCCAGCCGAGGATGTAGCAGCGGTTGCCGGCTTGGACGATCCTTCCGCACAAATTCCGCACGCGCGGACAATCCAGGCGACCGGTGTGGCGATGGGTGTGCCGGCTCGGGGTCAGGTGATCGCGTTGGCCACCGCCCTGCAGGAGTCCTCCCTGCGCAACCTGTCCTACGGCGACCGCGATTCGCTGGGCTTGTTCCAGCAGCGGCCCTCGCAGGGGTGGGGGACGGCGGAGCAGATCCAGGATCCGGTGTACGCCTCGACGAAGTTCTACGAGGGCCTGCTGGCGGTGGACGGCTGGGAGTCCATGACGCTGACGCAAGCCGCCCAGGCGGTGCAGCGGTCCGACTTCCCGGACGCCTACGCGAAGTGGGAGCTGGCCACCACCCTCCAGCAGGCCATCGCGCCCACCATCGATCCGCCCGCCAGCGGTACCAGGGGAGCCGCGGCCCTGGTGTCGGGGTGTGGCCCAGACGGTTCCGGCTTCGGCCCCATCCCTGCCGGCGCCCTCCCCGAAGGGTACGAGGTCCCCGGTGACGTCCGGCGGGAAGTGCAGGTGGCGATCCGGTGGGCGCTGGGGCAGCTCGGCACCCCGTACCAGTGGGGTGGCACCTGCACCGACCCGCGCGGCCCGGACCCGATGGGGCGGTGTGACTGCTCGTCCCTGATGCAGCAGGCGTACGCCGCCGCCGGCGTCTCCCTGACCCGAACCACCTACACACAGGTCGGCGAAGGCACGGCCGTCAGCGCGGACGCCCTTCACCCCGGCGACCTGCTCTTCACCCGGGGCACGCCGGCGGCGCCGGAGCACGTCGGGATGTACATCGGCTCCGGCCTGGTCGTTCACGCGCCGAGGACGGGCGACGTCGTCCGGGTCGGCGCTCTGGCCGACTGGCGACCTGACATCCTCGCCGCCCGCCGCATCGTCGGCTGA